One region of Limnospira fusiformis SAG 85.79 genomic DNA includes:
- a CDS encoding Spy/CpxP family protein refolding chaperone — MQRLFSLMAATALIVPITTTAAFAGPRKGQCFDSLNLTPQQQEMMQAIRDRAATSSERQRQELQASREQMRSLQQSNASPEQLRQQRQRIQELSRALSDQRFDTMLEMREVLTPEQRSQLQERMGERQGRGPGPGGGPGNGRGPGGGPGNGRGPGRVVPSSVR, encoded by the coding sequence ATGCAACGCTTATTTTCTCTAATGGCTGCTACCGCCTTAATTGTCCCCATAACTACCACCGCCGCTTTTGCTGGTCCCCGTAAAGGTCAATGCTTTGATAGTCTGAACCTAACCCCCCAACAACAGGAGATGATGCAAGCAATTCGCGATCGCGCCGCCACTTCCTCAGAGCGTCAACGCCAGGAACTCCAAGCCAGTCGGGAACAAATGCGATCGCTACAACAAAGCAACGCCAGTCCAGAACAATTGCGCCAACAGCGTCAAAGAATCCAAGAGTTGAGTCGCGCCTTGAGTGACCAGCGGTTCGATACCATGTTAGAAATGCGGGAAGTTCTCACCCCAGAACAGCGATCGCAACTCCAAGAAAGAATGGGGGAACGTCAGGGTCGTGGTCCTGGTCCTGGTGGTGGTCCCGGTAATGGTCGTGGTCCCGGTGGTGGTCCCGGTAATGGTCGTGGTCCTGGTCGTGTTGTTCCTAGTAGTGTTCGTTAG
- a CDS encoding sensor histidine kinase: protein MKNILGRRSFPVPLLLYLEWVLLAIALLTAFSPPVIHSPGQQGQGHRIHRHIHRPETITDNQQRRSGYGARQRNRNWGHYRSRRFPLGILVSIGSLGLMGLRLPERSRTPAIRWVYIACGFTFSWLAVVFGGRGVSFLSALLLVVVIRACLLFSWRDRIAVAIFAYGLFLLWVFLRLRPLAGNWADPIQGLVLTLTFNSSVLFGLVLLFVLLLVGALLSEQESRQKLAEANQQLREYAMLIEDRAISQERNRIAREIHDSVGHHLTAQSIQLENAALFIAEDKQRAARHLQQARELGKEALKEVRASVKSWRSHPLKQSFLQALSQLISEFEATTSVPVASNLQIPDTLPLDISIVLYRVIQEALTNISKHAQATKVDLFLLENSREFALKIEDNGCGFNPAQNTTGFGLQGMGERVMAVGGHFDLNSSPGEGCKIEVKIWKNQHHDSSSVG, encoded by the coding sequence GTGAAAAATATTTTGGGTCGTCGGAGTTTTCCAGTACCTTTGCTGCTGTATTTAGAGTGGGTGCTGTTGGCGATCGCCCTGTTAACCGCCTTTAGCCCCCCTGTCATCCACAGTCCCGGACAACAGGGACAGGGACACAGGATTCACCGTCACATCCACAGACCAGAAACTATAACGGATAATCAACAGAGGCGATCGGGGTATGGCGCGCGCCAGAGAAACCGGAATTGGGGACACTACCGCAGTCGTCGGTTTCCCCTGGGGATTTTGGTTAGTATTGGGAGTTTGGGTCTCATGGGGTTGAGATTACCTGAGCGATCGCGCACACCTGCGATCCGGTGGGTATATATCGCCTGTGGGTTTACCTTTAGTTGGTTGGCGGTGGTATTTGGGGGGCGGGGGGTGAGTTTTTTATCCGCCCTGTTGCTAGTCGTGGTTATTCGCGCCTGTCTGTTATTTTCCTGGCGCGATCGCATTGCGGTCGCTATTTTTGCCTATGGCTTATTTCTGCTGTGGGTATTTCTGCGCCTGAGACCCCTGGCTGGTAATTGGGCTGATCCAATTCAGGGGCTAGTATTGACTCTGACTTTTAATTCTAGTGTTTTATTTGGGTTAGTATTACTGTTTGTTTTATTGTTAGTAGGAGCGCTATTATCAGAGCAAGAAAGTCGCCAGAAATTGGCGGAAGCGAATCAACAGTTAAGGGAATATGCTATGTTGATTGAGGATAGGGCAATTAGCCAAGAACGTAATCGCATCGCCCGAGAAATTCATGATTCTGTAGGTCATCATTTGACTGCCCAAAGTATTCAATTGGAAAATGCGGCTCTATTTATCGCTGAGGATAAACAACGGGCTGCCCGACATCTTCAACAGGCTAGGGAGTTGGGGAAGGAAGCCTTAAAAGAGGTGCGGGCATCGGTGAAATCTTGGCGATCGCATCCTCTAAAACAGTCTTTTTTGCAGGCACTATCACAGCTAATTTCCGAGTTTGAGGCGACTACATCAGTCCCGGTAGCATCTAATTTACAAATCCCGGATACATTACCCCTTGATATTTCTATCGTTTTATATAGGGTCATTCAGGAGGCTTTGACCAATATATCTAAGCACGCCCAAGCCACAAAAGTAGATTTATTTTTATTAGAAAATAGCCGAGAATTTGCTCTGAAAATTGAGGATAATGGCTGCGGGTTTAATCCTGCCCAAAATACCACGGGATTTGGCTTGCAAGGTATGGGGGAAAGGGTGATGGCTGTGGGGGGTCATTTCGACTTAAACAGTTCTCCCGGTGAAGGGTGTAAAATTGAAGTAAAAATCTGGAAAAATCAGCATCATGATTCGAGTTCTGTTGGTTGA
- a CDS encoding response regulator, with protein sequence MIRVLLVDDQGIIREGLRSLLEAKPDLEIVGEAENGKLAVELALKLKPDVVLMDVRMPIMDGVAAMRSLAEQQPEIKVLVLTTFDDDEYVTQAMESGAKGYLLKDTPSDELAQAIRAVYKGYTQLGPGLFEKVMAARSKASRDEPLPDNLQDLTPRELEVLRLIGKGYSNREIAQELFISERTVKNHVSSILSSLNLRDRTQVALLANQYPILSDHQPPP encoded by the coding sequence ATGATTCGAGTTCTGTTGGTTGATGATCAGGGGATTATTCGGGAAGGGTTACGGAGTTTATTAGAGGCGAAACCAGACTTGGAAATAGTGGGAGAGGCTGAGAATGGGAAATTGGCGGTGGAATTAGCCTTAAAATTAAAGCCGGATGTGGTGTTAATGGATGTGCGAATGCCAATTATGGATGGGGTGGCGGCGATGCGATCGCTTGCTGAACAACAGCCGGAAATTAAGGTTTTGGTATTAACGACTTTTGATGATGATGAATATGTCACCCAAGCTATGGAATCCGGCGCTAAAGGATACCTATTAAAGGATACACCTTCCGATGAACTAGCGCAAGCTATTCGGGCAGTGTATAAAGGATATACACAGTTAGGACCGGGTTTATTTGAGAAGGTGATGGCTGCTAGGTCTAAGGCTTCTAGGGATGAACCTTTACCAGATAATTTACAAGATTTAACTCCTAGGGAATTGGAGGTTTTGCGGTTAATTGGTAAGGGTTACAGCAACCGAGAAATTGCCCAGGAGTTATTTATTAGCGAGAGAACTGTGAAAAATCATGTTTCTAGTATTTTAAGCAGTCTGAATTTACGCGATCGCACTCAGGTGGCTTTACTGGCTAATCAATACCCAATTCTGTCTGATCATCAACCTCCCCCATAA
- a CDS encoding nodulation protein NodZ: MTNYIVVKGTSGIGNRVFAVATGILYAQLSGRQLVVDWRDGSYSNSGTNLFFRYFDCPVAQSVEVLPATDSIYPTHWQNKLNRSLGSVINESGLSYYKDLSFDVSRLDYTETIIVLSAYTHKIGFMRPLFTGSASRFASMNNLEILQLVLQSNLSLKEDIRLQVEEFKREYFADYMIGVHIRYSDMKVPLSEVESSLASIIRSVKSKHPNYKIFVATDSQEVLSSFKQKFPVIISTNKWFSASGKRLHQNPEECEDLIQNGIEALVDLDLLAACDELLFASRSSFGLLSSMLMDKPQAIRHDIDTQKPLIKRVQLKLKNLAKKLKIGG; the protein is encoded by the coding sequence ATGACTAACTATATTGTTGTCAAGGGAACATCAGGCATTGGTAATCGTGTTTTTGCAGTAGCTACCGGGATTTTATATGCTCAGTTGAGTGGTCGTCAGTTAGTAGTTGATTGGCGAGATGGGAGTTATTCTAATAGTGGAACTAACTTATTTTTCCGGTATTTCGACTGTCCCGTAGCACAGTCCGTAGAAGTGTTACCCGCCACCGATTCGATTTATCCTACCCATTGGCAAAATAAACTTAATCGGTCTTTGGGTTCTGTAATCAATGAGTCGGGTCTTAGTTACTATAAAGACTTGTCCTTTGATGTGTCTCGTTTGGATTATACCGAAACTATTATAGTGTTGTCCGCTTATACCCATAAAATTGGTTTTATGCGCCCTTTATTTACTGGGTCAGCTAGTCGTTTTGCCTCAATGAATAATCTGGAAATTCTCCAGTTGGTTTTGCAGTCTAACCTCAGCTTAAAAGAGGACATTCGGTTACAGGTTGAGGAATTTAAACGAGAATATTTTGCCGATTATATGATTGGGGTGCATATTCGTTACTCCGATATGAAAGTGCCTTTATCAGAGGTAGAATCATCTCTGGCATCAATCATCAGGTCGGTTAAGTCAAAACACCCTAACTATAAGATATTTGTAGCCACCGATTCTCAAGAGGTGCTGTCTTCATTTAAACAGAAATTTCCGGTTATTATCTCAACTAATAAGTGGTTTTCTGCTTCGGGAAAACGACTGCATCAAAATCCCGAAGAATGCGAGGACTTAATTCAAAATGGCATTGAGGCTCTGGTAGATTTAGATTTGCTGGCTGCTTGTGATGAGTTACTATTTGCATCCCGCTCATCTTTTGGTTTATTGTCGAGTATGTTAATGGATAAACCCCAGGCTATTCGCCATGATATTGATACCCAAAAACCACTAATCAAACGAGTTCAACTCAAGCTAAAAAATCTAGCCAAGAAGCTGAAGATTGGGGGGTAA
- a CDS encoding ABC transporter ATP-binding protein/permease: protein METAIKIRNVSKTYVINQQKQKVLDNVSLDILPGEFILLRGDNGSGKTTLVNLICGLQPPDEGLIAIFGKSPEDPQAHLKLGTMLQRAKPVEGLKVKETIHLFQSYYPEPLGLAETIERSRLTGKQNDFATTLAGGQAQSLYFALAIVGNPDILILDEPTNNLSVEARANFWKQVREFEQQGKTILAISHSEQDCDEIEDLVTRELRLSNENGDVEIREFPRYQKFLNSRTELEDAAKLQSQSSSETETSSKSKSASNPPTFSFKAFWGQLYVELLQTFRKIDTIVIALGLAIIAGFFIEQKNSDQFQSVVAVSLAGLVLFLCVSQFGVKIASERDRGWLKLLRITPLSFTTYVAAKVGNFLVLASLMTGLAFVSGWVGSHFSENSSFVWEWEPWMFYLSFVLVLGVIPFAIFSFSLGYLFKTESLSWATVALLAVMLLGSGFNISLLLPRPWLADLILLLPTYHYGQLVAWMGEVELEGIFRFDGYQVIHILWLLWWTIVAGMLARWAYRREKLSG from the coding sequence ATGGAAACTGCTATCAAGATTCGGAATGTGTCCAAAACTTACGTGATCAACCAACAAAAACAAAAGGTTTTAGATAACGTGAGTCTCGATATTTTGCCCGGCGAGTTTATCTTGCTACGGGGTGATAATGGTTCGGGCAAAACAACGCTCGTCAACCTAATTTGTGGCTTGCAGCCTCCTGATGAGGGGTTGATTGCAATTTTTGGCAAATCTCCCGAAGACCCTCAAGCACATCTTAAACTCGGAACGATGTTGCAACGAGCGAAACCTGTGGAAGGGTTGAAAGTAAAAGAGACTATTCATCTGTTTCAAAGTTATTATCCTGAGCCATTGGGTTTAGCTGAAACGATAGAGCGATCGCGCCTAACAGGTAAGCAAAATGATTTCGCCACAACTCTGGCGGGAGGTCAAGCTCAATCCCTCTATTTTGCCCTAGCTATTGTGGGAAACCCTGATATTTTGATTCTCGATGAGCCGACTAACAATCTTAGTGTGGAAGCGCGGGCGAATTTCTGGAAACAAGTGCGGGAGTTTGAACAGCAAGGAAAAACGATCTTGGCGATTAGTCACAGTGAACAGGATTGTGACGAAATTGAGGACTTGGTGACGCGGGAATTGCGCTTGAGTAATGAGAATGGAGATGTGGAGATCCGAGAATTTCCACGCTATCAGAAGTTCCTAAACTCTCGCACTGAATTAGAGGATGCAGCCAAACTCCAATCTCAGTCAAGTTCTGAAACAGAAACGTCTTCAAAGTCTAAATCTGCTTCTAACCCTCCAACCTTTAGTTTCAAAGCCTTTTGGGGACAACTCTATGTTGAACTGCTGCAAACCTTTCGTAAAATTGACACCATTGTTATTGCCCTGGGATTGGCAATTATTGCAGGATTCTTCATTGAACAGAAGAACTCAGACCAGTTTCAATCCGTCGTGGCGGTTTCACTCGCGGGGTTGGTGCTTTTTCTCTGTGTGAGTCAGTTTGGGGTTAAGATTGCCTCAGAACGCGATCGCGGCTGGTTGAAGTTACTACGGATCACTCCCCTGTCCTTTACAACCTATGTCGCAGCCAAAGTGGGAAACTTCCTAGTCTTAGCCTCCTTAATGACGGGATTAGCCTTTGTGAGTGGTTGGGTTGGCAGTCACTTCAGCGAAAACAGTTCCTTTGTCTGGGAATGGGAACCTTGGATGTTTTACCTCAGCTTTGTCCTGGTTTTAGGGGTGATTCCCTTCGCGATTTTTAGCTTCAGCCTAGGATACCTCTTCAAAACGGAATCCTTGTCCTGGGCCACTGTAGCCCTCCTGGCTGTGATGTTACTTGGGTCTGGCTTCAATATCTCCCTTTTACTTCCCCGACCTTGGCTTGCAGATTTAATTCTCCTCCTACCCACCTATCACTACGGCCAACTGGTGGCTTGGATGGGAGAGGTGGAACTAGAGGGGATATTCCGTTTTGATGGCTACCAGGTGATTCACATTCTGTGGCTGTTGTGGTGGACAATTGTGGCGGGGATGTTGGCGCGGTGGGCCTATCGTCGCGAAAAACTATCGGGGTAG